From Candidatus Methylomirabilota bacterium, one genomic window encodes:
- the sulP gene encoding sulfate permease: protein MSRFMPGLRQLLRYRREWLLLDVVAGLSVAAVAIPTAIAYAQLIGFEPVVGLYSAILPLLAYALFGTSRQLIMNPDAATCAVVGAAVLPLADGDREILVALSVTLAVLTGAICIGAGLLRLGFVADFLAKPILVGFLNGVAITIFLGQIGKVFGFSMKAHGVVPRLIELVQKLPETHWPTLGVGAATLAVLLVSRRLSPRLPAPLLAVVAAIVLVYALDLERRGVAVVGALPAGLPHLRWPRFDLELLPTLLASAAGVALMSFSSAMVTARSFAARHRYDLDPDQELIALGACQIAAGVSQGFAVSAAGSRTAVNDAMGGKSQMVGLVAAATMAAVLFFLTEPLRYLPLAALAAVLFVAALGLFDGAEVVRIWRVRRSEGALAVLTMFGVIWLDVLDGVLIAVACALLLLVKRASRPRDAVLGRVPGMGGWHDIADYPEAHVEPGLVVYRVSSAILFFNAGYVKKRMIELAETNRDARWIVLDGGPINLVDLTGADTLEALAGELAARGIRLGLANARRGVREMLDRAGVLERIGADAVFPSLDAAADAFRAKR from the coding sequence GTGAGCCGGTTCATGCCCGGGCTCCGGCAGCTCCTCCGGTATCGGCGCGAGTGGCTCCTCCTCGACGTGGTGGCGGGCCTCTCGGTCGCGGCGGTCGCCATCCCCACCGCGATCGCCTACGCGCAGCTCATCGGGTTCGAGCCGGTGGTGGGTCTCTACTCGGCCATCCTGCCTCTGCTGGCCTATGCGTTGTTCGGGACCTCCCGCCAGCTCATCATGAATCCCGACGCCGCCACCTGCGCGGTGGTCGGGGCCGCGGTGCTGCCGCTGGCAGACGGCGACCGCGAGATCCTGGTGGCGCTCTCGGTGACCCTGGCCGTGCTCACCGGGGCGATCTGCATCGGCGCCGGACTGCTCCGCCTGGGCTTCGTCGCGGACTTCCTTGCCAAGCCGATCCTGGTCGGCTTTCTCAATGGGGTCGCGATCACCATCTTCCTCGGCCAGATCGGGAAGGTGTTCGGCTTCTCCATGAAGGCGCACGGAGTGGTGCCCCGCCTGATCGAGCTCGTCCAGAAGCTGCCCGAGACGCACTGGCCCACGCTCGGCGTGGGCGCGGCGACGCTCGCCGTGCTCCTCGTGAGCCGACGTCTGTCGCCGCGCCTGCCCGCCCCACTGCTCGCCGTCGTCGCGGCGATCGTTCTCGTCTACGCTCTGGACCTCGAGCGTCGGGGGGTTGCGGTGGTCGGCGCGCTCCCGGCGGGCCTGCCCCACCTGCGCTGGCCGCGCTTCGACCTTGAGCTCCTGCCGACCCTGCTCGCGAGCGCGGCGGGGGTTGCGCTGATGAGCTTCAGCAGCGCGATGGTGACGGCGCGGAGCTTCGCCGCGCGCCATCGCTACGACCTCGACCCCGACCAGGAGCTCATCGCGCTCGGCGCCTGCCAGATCGCCGCCGGCGTGTCGCAGGGCTTTGCGGTGAGCGCGGCCGGCTCGCGCACCGCGGTGAACGACGCCATGGGCGGCAAGTCGCAGATGGTCGGACTGGTCGCGGCCGCCACCATGGCCGCCGTGCTCTTCTTCCTGACCGAGCCGCTCCGCTACCTGCCGCTCGCCGCCCTCGCCGCGGTGCTGTTCGTGGCGGCGCTCGGCCTCTTCGATGGCGCGGAAGTCGTCCGCATCTGGCGGGTACGGCGATCCGAGGGTGCCTTGGCCGTGCTCACGATGTTTGGCGTCATCTGGCTGGACGTGCTCGACGGGGTGCTGATCGCGGTGGCCTGTGCTCTCCTGCTCCTCGTCAAGCGCGCGTCGCGTCCGCGCGACGCGGTGCTGGGGCGCGTGCCGGGCATGGGGGGGTGGCACGACATCGCAGACTATCCGGAGGCTCACGTCGAGCCCGGCCTCGTGGTCTACCGCGTCAGCTCCGCGATCCTGTTCTTCAACGCAGGCTACGTCAAGAAGCGGATGATCGAGCTCGCCGAGACGAATCGCGACGCTCGATGGATCGTCCTCGACGGCGGCCCCATCAATCTTGTCGATCTCACCGGCGCGGACACGCTGGAGGCCCTCGCCGGCGAGCTGGCGGCCCGGGGTATCCGGCTTGGCCTCGCCAACGCGCGCCGCGGGGTCCGCGAGATGCTGGATCGGGCGGGAGTGCTCGAGCGCATCGGCGCCGACGCCGTGTTCCCCTCCCTCGACGCGGCCGCGGACGCCTTTCGCGCGAAGCGCTGA
- the gltS gene encoding sodium/glutamate symporter, translated as MRTIEFDLISTLLVSLVVLFIGRFLVSRVAVLARLNIPAPVVGGGLMALLLALVDGFFHVRLGFGLGLRDTLLLMFFTTVGLAADARMLVKGGPRLLIFLAISVVLIVAQNAIGVTAARLMDMHPVVGLLGGSITLVGGHGTGAAYAGRLGETMNLQGIMELTMACATAGLVIGAVLGGPLAELLLKRHRLSGPAPGADADADGKADEAEDDPITASSLLNTLFVILLCLAGGKLLAGLVASTGFILPDFVFSLLLGVVVRNASTATGLFRMSGTTVDALGTVALSMFLVMALMTMRLLDLVNLAGPLLVLLAVQTVAIALFAALVTFRVMGRSYDAAIMAAGQIGFGMSSTACALAIMKSVTDRHGPSPLAFLIVPMVGAFFIDITNAFIIQGYLALPMFGF; from the coding sequence GTGCGCACGATAGAGTTCGATCTCATCTCGACCCTCCTCGTGTCGCTCGTGGTGCTGTTCATCGGTCGCTTCCTCGTGTCCCGGGTGGCCGTGCTCGCGCGGCTGAACATCCCGGCGCCCGTCGTCGGCGGCGGCCTGATGGCGCTGCTCCTGGCCCTCGTCGACGGGTTCTTCCACGTCCGGCTGGGCTTCGGGTTGGGCCTGCGCGACACCCTGCTGCTGATGTTCTTCACCACGGTGGGGCTCGCCGCCGACGCGCGAATGCTCGTGAAGGGCGGGCCGCGGCTCCTGATCTTCCTCGCGATCAGCGTGGTCCTCATCGTGGCGCAGAACGCCATCGGGGTCACCGCCGCCCGCCTCATGGACATGCATCCGGTGGTGGGCCTGCTCGGGGGATCGATCACCCTCGTGGGCGGCCACGGCACCGGGGCGGCCTACGCGGGACGGCTCGGGGAGACCATGAACCTCCAGGGGATCATGGAGCTCACGATGGCGTGCGCCACCGCGGGCCTCGTCATCGGGGCCGTTCTGGGCGGCCCGCTCGCGGAGCTCCTCCTCAAGCGCCACCGGCTGTCGGGGCCGGCGCCGGGCGCCGACGCGGACGCGGACGGGAAGGCGGACGAGGCCGAGGACGATCCCATTACCGCGTCGTCCCTCCTCAACACCCTGTTCGTCATCCTGCTCTGCCTGGCCGGCGGCAAGCTCCTGGCCGGGCTGGTCGCGAGCACGGGCTTCATCCTCCCCGACTTCGTGTTCTCGCTCCTGCTGGGCGTGGTCGTCCGGAACGCTTCGACCGCCACGGGGCTCTTCCGGATGAGCGGCACGACGGTGGATGCGCTGGGCACCGTCGCCCTGTCCATGTTCCTCGTCATGGCCCTCATGACGATGCGGCTACTCGACCTCGTGAATCTCGCCGGGCCACTCCTGGTGCTGCTCGCCGTCCAGACCGTGGCGATTGCCCTCTTCGCGGCGCTCGTGACGTTCCGGGTCATGGGACGCAGCTACGACGCGGCGATCATGGCCGCCGGGCAGATCGGGTTCGGGATGTCGTCCACCGCGTGCGCGCTCGCCATCATGAAGTCGGTGACCGACCGCCACGGGCCCTCACCGCTCGCGTTCCTGATCGTCCCCATGGTCGGCGCGTTCTTCATCGACATCACCAACGCCTTCATCATCCAGGGCTACCTCGCCCTGCCGATGTTCGGCTTCTAG
- the aspT gene encoding aspartate-alanine antiporter, with protein sequence MHYFVTALREHPELAIFLTLALGFAIGRIKIGSFSLGTVVGTLLAGVVIGQLDIQVPAIVKNVFFDLFLFTTGYKVGPQFFRGLKKDALPQLVVTVVLCVTCLIAAFVAAKIFRYDMGTAAGLLAGAFTESTVIGTAGDAINRLALPKDEKTALINNIPVAYAVTYLIGTAFIVWFLPSIGPRLMGVNLKEEAKKARSESGVAEEKEPGVQSAFMNFAVRAYRVTNERMIGKTVGQVEALPKDVRVFISRIRHAGVIVEARPDSVIHKDDVVAVMTRSEALMARGTVIGPEENDRELLDFPVEVLDVVVTNRAIVGKTIADLATMEAARGVFLRLLTRVGQVMPFSAQTRVDRGDVLNLVGAKPDVERAAREMGYADRPTITTDMVFVGLGIFFGGLVGLLTLVVGGLPITLTASGGALIMGLVFGWLRAVHPTFGRIPEPAMWVFDTVGLTVFIGVVGLGAGPSFVSGLQRSGVSLVLVGLVVAILPHVTAILFGRYVLRMNPLILLGACAGAGTITAALRALQEESQSKLPALGYTVPYALGNILLTAWGPVIVALLS encoded by the coding sequence ATGCACTATTTCGTCACCGCACTGCGAGAGCACCCCGAGCTCGCGATCTTCCTCACGCTTGCTCTCGGGTTCGCCATCGGACGGATCAAGATCGGCTCGTTCAGCCTGGGCACCGTGGTGGGCACGCTGCTCGCGGGCGTCGTCATCGGGCAGCTCGACATCCAGGTGCCCGCCATCGTGAAAAATGTTTTCTTCGACCTCTTCCTCTTCACCACCGGCTACAAGGTCGGCCCCCAGTTCTTCCGGGGTCTCAAGAAGGACGCCCTACCCCAGCTGGTGGTGACGGTGGTGCTATGCGTCACCTGTCTGATCGCCGCCTTCGTCGCCGCGAAGATCTTCCGTTACGACATGGGGACCGCGGCGGGCCTCCTCGCGGGAGCCTTCACCGAGTCCACCGTCATCGGCACTGCGGGTGACGCGATCAATCGGCTCGCCCTGCCCAAGGACGAGAAGACCGCCCTCATCAACAACATCCCCGTCGCCTACGCGGTCACGTACCTCATCGGCACCGCCTTCATCGTATGGTTTTTGCCCTCTATCGGCCCACGTCTGATGGGCGTGAACCTGAAGGAGGAGGCCAAGAAGGCTCGGAGTGAGAGCGGCGTGGCCGAGGAGAAGGAGCCCGGAGTCCAGTCCGCCTTCATGAATTTCGCCGTCCGGGCCTACCGCGTGACCAACGAGCGCATGATCGGGAAGACGGTGGGGCAGGTCGAGGCGCTTCCAAAGGACGTGCGTGTCTTCATCTCGCGCATCCGACATGCCGGTGTCATCGTCGAGGCCCGACCCGACTCCGTCATCCACAAGGACGATGTGGTCGCGGTGATGACGCGCTCCGAGGCCTTGATGGCGCGCGGCACCGTGATCGGTCCGGAAGAAAACGACCGGGAGCTGCTGGACTTCCCGGTGGAGGTGTTAGACGTCGTCGTCACCAATCGCGCGATCGTCGGGAAGACCATCGCCGATCTGGCCACCATGGAGGCGGCGCGCGGTGTGTTCCTGCGGCTGCTCACGCGAGTCGGGCAGGTCATGCCGTTCTCCGCCCAGACCCGAGTGGATCGCGGCGACGTCCTGAACCTCGTCGGCGCCAAGCCCGACGTCGAACGCGCGGCCCGAGAGATGGGGTACGCGGACCGCCCGACCATCACCACCGACATGGTCTTCGTGGGCCTGGGCATATTCTTCGGCGGCCTGGTAGGGCTGCTCACCCTGGTCGTGGGCGGGCTGCCAATCACCCTTACCGCCAGCGGGGGCGCCCTCATCATGGGCCTGGTGTTCGGCTGGCTCCGCGCCGTCCATCCCACCTTCGGACGGATCCCCGAGCCGGCCATGTGGGTGTTCGACACGGTCGGGCTCACCGTCTTCATCGGCGTGGTCGGGCTTGGCGCGGGGCCGAGCTTCGTGTCGGGACTCCAGAGATCGGGCGTGAGCCTGGTCCTCGTGGGCCTGGTCGTTGCGATCCTCCCGCACGTGACGGCCATTCTCTTCGGCCGGTATGTGCTTCGGATGAACCCGCTGATTCTCCTGGGGGCCTGTGCCGGGGCCGGGACGATCACCGCCGCCCTCCGGGCCCTTCAGGAAGAGTCGCAGAGCAAGCTTCCCGCCCTGGGCTATACCGTGCCGTACGCCCTGGGCAATATTCTTCTCACCGCTTGGGGGCCCGTCATCGTGGCCTTGCTGAGCTGA
- a CDS encoding polyphosphate kinase 2 family protein, whose translation MAKGERKQRIKTARKLAKPFRVTDDNFRLKDYDPGETLGFSSEDKPKAKEALALGVELLAELQDMLYAQDRYALLLIFQAMDAAGKDGAIKHVMSGVNPQGCQVYSFKAPSSEDLDHDFLWRCMRCLPERGRIGIFNRSYYEETLVVRVHKELLDKQHLPPALVTKDIWDERFKDIRAFERYLTRNGVIVRKFFLNVSKKEQRKRFLSRIEEPEKNWKFSASDIEERGHWDDYMEAYDDMIRNTATKRAPWYVVPADNKWFTRVVVAAAVIEALESLDLAYPKVSDAKLKSLAAAKRSLLGE comes from the coding sequence ATGGCCAAAGGGGAGCGGAAGCAGCGGATCAAGACCGCGCGCAAGCTCGCCAAGCCCTTCCGGGTGACCGACGACAACTTCCGCCTCAAGGACTACGACCCCGGCGAGACCCTCGGCTTCTCGTCGGAGGACAAGCCGAAGGCGAAGGAGGCGCTGGCCCTCGGGGTGGAGCTGCTCGCCGAGCTCCAGGACATGCTCTACGCCCAGGACCGCTACGCCCTGCTTCTCATCTTCCAGGCCATGGACGCGGCGGGCAAGGATGGCGCGATCAAGCACGTGATGTCCGGCGTCAACCCCCAGGGCTGCCAGGTCTACTCGTTCAAGGCGCCCTCGTCCGAGGACCTCGACCACGATTTCCTCTGGCGCTGCATGCGCTGCCTGCCCGAGCGTGGCCGCATCGGCATCTTCAACCGGAGCTACTACGAGGAGACGCTGGTCGTCCGCGTGCACAAGGAGCTGCTGGACAAGCAGCACCTGCCGCCCGCGCTGGTCACCAAGGACATCTGGGACGAGCGCTTCAAGGACATCCGCGCCTTCGAGCGCTACTTGACTCGCAACGGGGTGATCGTCCGAAAGTTCTTCCTCAACGTCTCCAAGAAGGAGCAGCGCAAGCGCTTCCTCAGCCGAATCGAGGAGCCCGAAAAGAACTGGAAATTCTCCGCGAGCGACATCGAGGAGCGCGGGCACTGGGACGACTACATGGAGGCCTACGACGACATGATCCGCAACACGGCGACCAAGCGCGCGCCGTGGTACGTCGTCCCTGCGGACAACAAGTGGTTCACCCGGGTCGTGGTGGCGGCGGCCGTGATCGAGGCGCTGGAGTCGCTCGACCTCGCGTACCCCAAGGTGAGCGACGCCAAACTCAAGAGTCTGGCCGCGGCCAAGCGGAGCCTCCTCGGCGAGTGA
- a CDS encoding TAXI family TRAP transporter solute-binding subunit, translating to MGRLALSLLMAVVMAVACSRGPDATALRSEVKTKLDQRFKPGLFELVGLRRQGSAPLPDSEGGASRLAVYYNTTLKLNQGYDFGNWEGLSPGTLAQVLGATEKGIFGVKAGETRPGDEIRVYGSSTYEWTDNQWRTVEASTSGVTRENAPGDAAPPSRSKQLIDRLAALVDIPPPGVPAGDDQVIAEELNHALQAITARRARRKHVYTFASGPQGGEYYPIVDAVVDHVTRLKTPVKVRNLETEGSLENVRLIASKEADYALVQSNVAAMAYAGEGAFAQGGAVTSVRALGSLFPEPLHIIVSAKSEIRTLSDLRGKRVALGPSGSGTRADALTVLAAHGLGLKDFAEVRDDDLDDAPARLRGGRLDAIFATVGAPAREVQRLATRHPIRLLPLDVSAIAGLVTQHTGLVRLLIPANTYPGQKEDVTTMAATALLVTHADVPESEAAALLRLVFENPGYLSAGSAQGAKIAKRTGLRGITIPVHPAAGLYFGVPAKASSGATDSKPHG from the coding sequence GTGGGACGCCTCGCCCTCTCCCTCCTGATGGCAGTGGTCATGGCGGTCGCGTGCTCGCGTGGCCCCGACGCCACCGCCCTCCGGAGCGAGGTCAAGACGAAGCTCGACCAGCGCTTCAAGCCGGGCCTCTTCGAGCTGGTGGGGCTGCGCCGACAGGGGAGCGCCCCGCTGCCGGACTCGGAGGGCGGGGCGAGCCGGCTCGCCGTCTACTACAACACCACCCTCAAGCTCAACCAGGGGTACGACTTCGGCAACTGGGAAGGGCTGAGCCCGGGGACGCTGGCGCAGGTGCTGGGCGCCACCGAGAAGGGCATCTTCGGCGTGAAGGCGGGGGAGACGCGGCCCGGCGACGAGATCCGCGTGTACGGCAGCTCCACCTATGAATGGACGGACAATCAGTGGCGGACCGTCGAGGCCTCGACGTCCGGGGTCACGCGGGAGAACGCGCCCGGGGACGCGGCCCCGCCGTCCCGCTCGAAGCAGCTGATCGACCGCCTCGCCGCCCTCGTCGACATTCCGCCCCCGGGCGTGCCCGCCGGTGACGATCAGGTGATCGCCGAGGAGCTGAACCATGCCCTCCAGGCCATCACGGCGCGGCGCGCGCGGCGCAAGCACGTCTACACCTTCGCCAGTGGCCCGCAAGGGGGCGAGTATTATCCGATCGTCGACGCCGTGGTCGACCACGTGACCCGGCTGAAGACACCAGTCAAGGTCCGCAATCTCGAGACGGAAGGGAGCCTGGAGAACGTCCGGCTCATTGCCAGCAAGGAAGCCGACTACGCCCTCGTGCAGTCCAACGTGGCCGCGATGGCCTACGCGGGGGAAGGCGCCTTCGCCCAGGGCGGCGCCGTGACGTCCGTCCGCGCTCTGGGCAGCCTCTTCCCCGAGCCCCTGCACATAATCGTCTCCGCGAAGTCGGAGATCCGGACGCTCTCGGATCTCCGCGGCAAGCGGGTGGCGCTCGGCCCATCCGGCTCGGGCACCCGCGCCGACGCCCTCACGGTGCTCGCCGCGCACGGCCTCGGCCTCAAGGACTTCGCCGAGGTGCGGGACGACGACCTCGACGACGCGCCCGCCCGGCTGCGCGGTGGGCGGCTGGATGCGATCTTCGCGACGGTAGGGGCACCGGCTCGGGAGGTGCAGCGGCTCGCCACGCGCCACCCCATCCGCCTGCTCCCCCTCGACGTTTCCGCGATCGCGGGCCTTGTCACCCAGCACACCGGGCTCGTCCGCCTCCTGATCCCCGCCAACACCTATCCGGGCCAGAAGGAAGACGTGACGACCATGGCGGCGACCGCGCTGCTCGTCACGCATGCCGACGTGCCCGAGTCTGAGGCCGCGGCGCTCCTGCGGCTGGTGTTCGAGAATCCCGGCTATCTCTCCGCGGGAAGCGCCCAGGGCGCGAAGATCGCCAAGCGTACCGGGCTACGCGGCATCACCATTCCCGTGCATCCGGCCGCGGGACTCTACTTCGGCGTGCCGGCGAAGGCAAGCTCGGGCGCCACCGATTCGAAACCGCACGGCTAA
- a CDS encoding efflux RND transporter periplasmic adaptor subunit — MTHLARLGTLGQPLAWTLGLMLLTATVGCDRGAKAAKSAEAPPPTPVIVADVTQRSVPIVRDYTARTEAVPTIEVRARVAGVLEEVLFKEGSEVKAGQTLFVIQREEYAAQLDTAKAQLAKAQADLTRARDTSVVDRYRATLNQRKADLGRAQQDVNRYTPLARERAIPQQDLDTALSQEKVAQAGVSAGEAELRDAELAQRTQIQLAEAAVNSGKAAVTQAQLNLDYTTVKSPITGVVGKVQVDQGNLVGKADPTLLATVSAIDPIYADFPIAEVDYLKLAPRVKLDPTGRVQGSAPTVSLILADGSVFPHKGRVVFVDRAVDTKTGTINVRASFPNPDKVLRPGQFGRVRGVVEERPDAVLVPQRAVMDQQGTKVVYVVGSDNKVVMKPVTLDERIDDSTIVTAGLASGERVIVEGMQKVRPGMQVKPEQAASRAPATAPGAPAPAAPAQPGAPKPGKPASGG, encoded by the coding sequence ATGACACACCTTGCTCGGCTCGGGACGCTCGGCCAACCCCTGGCCTGGACGCTCGGCCTCATGCTGCTCACCGCCACCGTCGGATGCGACCGCGGCGCGAAGGCGGCGAAATCCGCCGAAGCCCCGCCTCCGACCCCCGTGATCGTCGCGGACGTGACGCAGCGATCGGTCCCGATCGTCCGTGACTACACCGCCCGCACCGAGGCGGTGCCCACCATCGAGGTGCGCGCGCGTGTGGCGGGCGTACTGGAAGAAGTACTGTTCAAGGAAGGCAGCGAGGTCAAGGCGGGGCAGACCCTCTTCGTCATTCAACGTGAAGAGTATGCCGCGCAGCTTGATACGGCGAAGGCACAGCTCGCCAAGGCCCAGGCTGACCTCACCCGGGCGCGCGATACCTCGGTGGTCGACCGCTACCGGGCCACCCTCAATCAGCGCAAGGCCGACCTCGGCAGGGCCCAGCAGGACGTCAACCGCTACACCCCGCTCGCGCGGGAGCGCGCGATCCCGCAGCAGGATCTCGACACCGCGCTCTCGCAGGAGAAGGTGGCGCAGGCCGGGGTGTCGGCGGGAGAAGCGGAGCTCAGGGACGCCGAGCTTGCCCAGCGCACCCAGATCCAGCTCGCCGAGGCGGCCGTCAACTCGGGGAAGGCCGCGGTGACCCAGGCGCAGCTCAACCTCGACTACACCACGGTGAAGTCGCCCATCACCGGTGTGGTGGGCAAGGTGCAGGTGGACCAGGGGAACCTGGTCGGCAAGGCCGACCCGACCCTGCTCGCCACGGTGTCGGCGATCGATCCCATCTACGCCGACTTCCCCATCGCGGAGGTCGACTACTTGAAGCTCGCGCCTCGCGTCAAGCTCGATCCCACGGGCCGCGTGCAGGGGTCGGCCCCGACGGTCTCCCTGATCCTGGCCGACGGCTCCGTGTTCCCCCACAAGGGGCGCGTCGTGTTCGTGGATCGCGCGGTCGACACCAAGACGGGCACCATCAACGTGCGCGCCTCGTTCCCCAACCCGGACAAGGTCCTGCGCCCCGGGCAGTTCGGACGCGTGCGGGGTGTGGTGGAAGAGCGACCCGACGCGGTGCTCGTGCCCCAGCGCGCGGTCATGGACCAGCAGGGCACGAAGGTCGTCTACGTGGTGGGCAGCGACAACAAGGTCGTGATGAAGCCGGTGACGCTCGACGAGCGCATCGATGACTCCACGATCGTGACGGCGGGCCTCGCCTCCGGCGAGCGCGTCATCGTCGAGGGGATGCAGAAGGTCCGGCCGGGGATGCAGGTGAAGCCGGAGCAGGCCGCGTCGCGGGCTCCGGCCACCGCCCCGGGCGCGCCGGCGCCTGCGGCGCCTGCCCAGCCAGGCGCGCCGAAACCCGGGAAGCCGGCGTCGGGAGGGTAG
- a CDS encoding bifunctional aspartate transaminase/aspartate 4-decarboxylase: MSIDLTQFDKMGPFEIKDELIKLAKKTSKTTQSAFLNAGRGNPNWIATEPREGFFLLGQFALTESRRVMEHPAGIAGMPAAKGIAGRMEGWLAKHADAPGAAFLGKMVAFAVKTFKFEADAFVHELVDSIIGDNYPVPDRMLVHNERIVHEYLMWAMCGNPRPAGKFDLYAVEGGTAAMCYLFKSLKANRLLMPGDTIALGTPIFTPYIEMTHLEDYGLKVVNVASPQENRFQPTDAELKKLEDPHVKAFFLVNPGNPTGVALSKESIGKIAKLVKTKRPDLMLLTDDVYGTFVPGFRSLLGELPHNTLGVYSYSKYFGCTGWRLGVIALHEDNIYDKMIAKHTGETLKALDKRYGALTLEPRKIKFIDRIVADSRDVALNHTAGLSLPQQVMMTMFSLAELMDVEKRYQKACMEIVHRRFQAILEGLGLQASPGDLYDAYYGLIDFEFFARKNLGEDAVAWMKKNVHPLDLAFRLAETQGIVLLNGGGFEAPDWSLRVSLANLGDDVYDDIGRGVRAIARGYRDAFEASKRAPKK; this comes from the coding sequence ATGAGCATCGACCTCACCCAGTTCGACAAGATGGGCCCGTTCGAGATCAAGGACGAGCTCATCAAGCTCGCCAAGAAGACGTCGAAGACCACGCAGTCGGCGTTCCTCAACGCCGGCCGCGGCAACCCGAACTGGATCGCGACCGAGCCGCGGGAGGGCTTCTTCCTCCTCGGTCAGTTCGCCCTCACCGAGAGCCGGCGCGTGATGGAACATCCCGCCGGCATCGCCGGCATGCCGGCCGCCAAGGGCATCGCCGGGCGCATGGAGGGGTGGCTCGCCAAGCATGCCGACGCCCCCGGCGCCGCCTTCCTCGGCAAGATGGTGGCGTTCGCGGTCAAAACGTTCAAGTTCGAGGCGGACGCCTTCGTCCACGAGCTCGTGGATTCCATCATCGGCGACAACTACCCCGTGCCCGACCGCATGCTCGTCCACAACGAGCGCATCGTGCACGAGTACCTCATGTGGGCGATGTGCGGGAATCCGCGGCCCGCCGGCAAGTTCGACCTCTACGCGGTCGAGGGCGGCACCGCGGCGATGTGCTATCTCTTCAAGTCGCTCAAGGCCAATCGCCTCCTCATGCCAGGCGACACCATCGCGCTGGGCACGCCCATCTTCACGCCGTACATCGAGATGACCCACCTCGAGGACTACGGGCTCAAGGTGGTCAACGTCGCGTCGCCGCAGGAGAACCGCTTCCAGCCGACCGACGCCGAGCTCAAGAAGCTCGAGGATCCGCACGTCAAGGCCTTCTTCCTCGTCAACCCCGGCAATCCCACCGGGGTGGCGCTCAGCAAGGAGTCGATCGGCAAGATCGCGAAACTCGTCAAGACGAAGCGCCCCGACCTCATGCTCCTGACCGATGACGTCTACGGGACCTTTGTCCCGGGCTTCCGCTCGCTCCTCGGCGAGCTGCCGCACAACACGCTGGGCGTCTACTCCTACTCGAAGTACTTCGGCTGCACGGGCTGGCGGCTGGGCGTCATCGCGCTCCACGAGGACAACATCTACGACAAGATGATCGCCAAGCACACCGGCGAGACCCTGAAGGCACTCGACAAGCGCTACGGCGCGCTCACCCTCGAGCCGCGGAAGATCAAGTTCATCGACCGCATCGTCGCGGATAGCCGTGACGTCGCCCTCAACCACACCGCCGGGCTCTCGCTGCCCCAGCAAGTGATGATGACCATGTTCTCCCTGGCCGAGCTGATGGATGTGGAGAAGCGCTATCAGAAGGCCTGCATGGAGATCGTGCACCGGCGGTTCCAGGCCATCCTCGAGGGGCTGGGCCTCCAGGCCAGCCCGGGCGACCTCTACGACGCGTACTACGGGCTGATCGACTTCGAGTTTTTCGCGCGGAAGAACCTCGGTGAGGACGCGGTGGCGTGGATGAAGAAGAATGTTCATCCCCTCGACCTGGCCTTCCGCCTCGCCGAGACCCAGGGCATCGTGCTCCTGAACGGCGGCGGCTTCGAGGCGCCGGATTGGTCGCTGCGCGTCTCCCTGGCCAACCTCGGCGACGACGTGTACGACGACATCGGCCGCGGCGTGCGGGCCATCGCGCGCGGCTATCGGGACGCCTTCGAAGCCTCGAAGCGCGCCCCGAAGAAATAG